One segment of Pandoraea pnomenusa DNA contains the following:
- a CDS encoding DMT family transporter, with the protein MPYLYLLVAIVAEVIATSALKASEGFTRVGPVALVVVGYGLAFYMLSLTLRSIPVGIAYAMWSGLGIVLISIASRVLFGQKLDAPAMVGMALIIAGVLVMNLWSKSSAH; encoded by the coding sequence ATGCCGTATCTGTATCTGCTGGTAGCGATCGTGGCGGAGGTCATTGCAACGTCGGCTCTGAAAGCGTCGGAGGGATTTACGCGGGTGGGGCCGGTCGCGCTGGTGGTCGTGGGGTACGGCCTGGCGTTCTACATGCTTTCGCTCACGTTGCGCTCGATTCCCGTGGGCATCGCGTACGCGATGTGGTCGGGCCTTGGCATCGTGCTGATCTCGATTGCCTCGCGCGTGCTGTTCGGGCAGAAGCTCGACGCCCCGGCCATGGTTGGCATGGCGCTCATCATCGCGGGCGTGCTGGTCATGAATCTCTGGTCGAAGTCGTCGGCACACTGA
- the rocD gene encoding ornithine--oxo-acid transaminase, whose translation MNEIEREQRFGAHNYAPLPVVLSHAKGVWVWDVEGNRYLDMMSAYSAVSHGHAHPRLVAALTAQAQRLAVVSRAFYTDRLGAFLERLCDLTTLGGALPMNTGAEAVETAIKAARRWGYSVKRIPADKAEIVVADGNFHGRTTTVVGFSSEPSYRADFGPFAPGFVRVPFGDIDAVRAAITPNTCAVLFETIQGEGGIVIPPDGFLRDLRALCTERNVLMLLDEIQSGLGRTGRWFAYQHEDVVPDGVMLGKALGGGLLPVSAFVARRDIIDLFEPGSHGSTFGGNALAATVALEALDVMADEDLPGRSAEMGEYLLVRLHAIHSPLVREIRGRGLWVGIEIDPALADAHNLALRLLHRRVLAKETRSTVLRLAPPLVIERADIDLCISALKAVLAEAEANV comes from the coding sequence ATGAACGAAATCGAACGCGAACAACGCTTTGGCGCTCACAATTACGCGCCGCTGCCCGTCGTGCTCTCGCACGCCAAAGGCGTCTGGGTCTGGGACGTCGAGGGCAATCGTTATCTCGACATGATGAGCGCCTATTCCGCCGTCAGCCACGGCCACGCGCACCCGCGTCTGGTCGCCGCGCTCACCGCGCAGGCGCAACGGCTCGCCGTCGTTTCCCGGGCGTTCTACACGGATCGGCTCGGCGCCTTCCTCGAACGCCTGTGTGACCTCACCACGCTTGGCGGCGCCCTGCCCATGAATACCGGCGCCGAGGCCGTCGAGACCGCCATCAAGGCCGCGCGCCGCTGGGGCTACAGCGTCAAGCGCATCCCCGCGGACAAGGCCGAGATCGTCGTGGCCGACGGCAACTTCCACGGGCGAACCACCACCGTCGTGGGGTTCTCCTCCGAACCCTCCTATCGCGCCGACTTCGGCCCCTTCGCGCCCGGCTTCGTGCGCGTGCCCTTCGGCGATATCGACGCCGTACGCGCCGCCATCACCCCCAACACCTGCGCCGTGCTCTTCGAAACGATTCAGGGCGAGGGCGGTATCGTGATCCCGCCGGACGGCTTTCTGCGTGACCTGCGCGCGCTGTGCACCGAGCGCAACGTGCTCATGCTCCTCGACGAAATCCAGTCCGGGCTGGGACGCACAGGGCGCTGGTTCGCTTATCAGCACGAAGACGTGGTGCCCGACGGCGTCATGCTCGGCAAGGCGCTCGGCGGCGGACTGCTCCCTGTCTCGGCCTTCGTGGCACGCCGCGACATCATCGATCTGTTCGAACCCGGCAGCCACGGTTCGACATTCGGCGGCAACGCGCTCGCGGCCACCGTCGCGCTCGAAGCCCTCGACGTGATGGCCGACGAAGACCTGCCCGGCCGCAGTGCGGAGATGGGGGAGTACCTGCTTGTCCGCCTGCATGCGATCCACTCGCCGCTCGTGCGCGAAATTCGTGGGCGCGGACTCTGGGTCGGCATCGAGATCGATCCGGCACTGGCCGACGCGCACAACCTCGCACTGCGGCTGCTGCACCGCCGAGTGCTCGCGAAGGAGACACGCTCGACCGTGCTGCGACTCGCACCGCCGCTCGTCATCGAGCGCGCCGACATCGATCTGTGCATCTCCGCGCTCAAGGCCGTACTCGCCGAAGCCGAAGCGAACGTGTGA
- a CDS encoding FMN-dependent NADH-azoreductase, which produces MKILHIDCSPRDVSHSRKMSADIVVRLLAFAPGASIIRRDLGREPVPHADASYANALSSPASLDAEQALTATQLSEQLIREVEDADALVIGTPVNNFTVPSNLKAWIDQVLRVRRTIGTAPTGEKIGLLQDKPVYVGIASGGVFTGEHAKQPDFLTPYLRAAFACIGLKSLRFLALQGTAFRDDEQLRAERIALVASLDMAGK; this is translated from the coding sequence ATGAAGATCCTGCACATCGACTGCAGCCCGAGAGACGTATCGCACAGCCGCAAGATGTCGGCGGACATCGTGGTGCGTCTTCTCGCGTTCGCCCCCGGGGCAAGCATCATCCGACGCGACCTGGGGCGCGAGCCCGTCCCGCATGCGGACGCCAGTTACGCCAATGCCCTGTCGTCACCTGCGTCGCTCGACGCCGAGCAGGCACTGACCGCGACGCAACTCTCGGAGCAACTGATCCGCGAGGTCGAAGACGCCGACGCGCTCGTCATCGGCACGCCCGTCAACAACTTCACGGTGCCGTCCAATCTGAAGGCGTGGATCGATCAGGTGTTGCGCGTGAGACGCACGATCGGCACCGCGCCCACGGGCGAGAAGATCGGGCTGCTGCAGGACAAGCCGGTATATGTCGGCATCGCATCCGGCGGGGTCTTCACCGGAGAGCATGCGAAGCAGCCCGACTTCCTCACGCCTTACCTGCGCGCGGCATTCGCCTGCATCGGGCTGAAGTCGCTTCGGTTCCTGGCGCTCCAGGGAACCGCGTTTCGCGACGACGAGCAATTGCGCGCCGAGCGAATTGCGCTGGTGGCGTCGCTGGATATGGCGGGAAAGTAA
- a CDS encoding carboxymuconolactone decarboxylase family protein encodes MSTPKRLPYNTLSADAYRGLGATKTALFKGPLGKEMIELVWLRISQINGCAYCLEMHTKALRSSGMPEAKLDSLAGWRVSEYFTDRERAALAWTESLTHVDQTHAPDEDYTPLETCFSDVEISDLTFAIALMSAFNRLAIGMRQ; translated from the coding sequence ATGAGTACACCGAAACGCCTGCCATACAACACGCTTTCCGCCGACGCCTATCGCGGCCTGGGCGCCACCAAGACTGCCTTGTTCAAGGGCCCGCTGGGCAAGGAGATGATCGAACTGGTGTGGTTGCGGATATCCCAAATCAACGGCTGCGCGTATTGTCTGGAGATGCACACCAAGGCATTGCGTTCGAGCGGCATGCCGGAGGCGAAGCTGGACAGTCTCGCCGGATGGCGCGTGAGCGAATACTTCACGGATCGCGAGCGTGCCGCGCTGGCATGGACGGAATCGCTCACGCACGTCGACCAGACCCACGCACCGGACGAGGATTACACGCCGCTCGAAACCTGCTTCAGCGACGTGGAGATTTCCGATCTTACTTTTGCGATTGCCTTGATGAGCGCGTTCAACCGCCTGGCGATCGGCATGCGCCAGTAA
- a CDS encoding GNAT family N-acetyltransferase, with the protein MTTFQLRHLDSDQDIEAGFGVMRELRPHLTDAVTFTAQVHRQARQGYRILAAWQDDQVKALAGYRLQENTIYGRFLYVDDLVTTADVRSHGLGARLLDALRDEARRHECAHFVLDTGLGNALAQRFYFRQGLLAMGMHFRQAL; encoded by the coding sequence ATGACAACCTTTCAATTGCGTCATCTCGACAGCGATCAGGACATTGAGGCCGGCTTCGGCGTGATGCGGGAGCTGCGCCCGCATTTGACCGACGCCGTGACGTTCACCGCCCAGGTACATCGGCAGGCCAGGCAGGGATACCGGATTCTGGCCGCCTGGCAGGACGATCAGGTCAAGGCGTTGGCCGGCTACCGTCTGCAGGAAAACACGATCTACGGACGCTTCCTTTACGTGGACGATCTGGTCACCACTGCCGACGTGCGCAGTCACGGGCTGGGTGCCAGGCTACTGGACGCGCTGCGCGACGAGGCGCGCCGTCACGAATGTGCGCACTTCGTGCTCGACACGGGTCTTGGCAATGCGCTCGCGCAACGCTTCTATTTCCGGCAAGGGCTGTTGGCCATGGGCATGCACTTCCGTCAGGCGCTGTAA
- the pdxR gene encoding MocR-like pyridoxine biosynthesis transcription factor PdxR: MDFQQLKPSRDHSGPVYLQLYRRYREAIASGMLGPGDRVPSVRSLASALNLARGTVETAYQMLASEGYFVTRGAAGTVVSPRLANLPDPAIAGARVPSGADAWRAPQAASGDVAPFQLGLPALDAFPRKVWARLAGRSVRALETAAMTVPDSAGYAPLRHAIAGYLGISRGIVCAPEQVFVTPGYRGALDLVCRALLEPRDAGWYEDPGYLFARECLTRAGMALTPVPVDDEGLNVKTGQQRAPKARFAVVTPTHQSPTGVALSLPRRLELLAWAQDSRAWIIEDDYDSEFRYHGRPLPALKSLDQNDRVLYTGTFSKVLFPGLRLAYLVVPRSQIARFRDIVVHMPGPGAILLQGMVADFMEQGHFARHLRKMRSLYAQRRGYLVDALAQTFGERLLVQPQAGGIHVLAHLARGENDSALAAAARARGLAVQALSDWRARRGGKGGLLMGFANFASDAAALAAVTRLAAALPGD; encoded by the coding sequence ATGGACTTTCAGCAACTCAAACCGAGTCGGGATCACAGCGGTCCGGTCTATCTGCAGCTGTACCGGCGCTATCGGGAGGCCATCGCCAGCGGCATGCTGGGGCCGGGCGACCGCGTGCCGTCGGTGCGCAGTCTCGCCAGCGCCCTGAACCTTGCACGCGGTACCGTCGAGACGGCCTACCAGATGCTGGCGAGCGAGGGGTATTTCGTGACGCGCGGCGCGGCGGGGACGGTGGTGTCACCGCGGCTCGCGAACCTGCCCGATCCGGCGATTGCCGGTGCGAGGGTGCCGTCCGGGGCCGATGCCTGGCGGGCGCCGCAGGCGGCATCCGGCGACGTCGCACCGTTTCAACTCGGGTTGCCCGCGTTGGACGCGTTTCCGCGCAAGGTATGGGCGCGTCTGGCCGGGCGAAGCGTGCGTGCGCTGGAGACGGCGGCCATGACCGTTCCCGATTCCGCCGGGTACGCGCCGCTCCGGCATGCGATCGCCGGATACCTCGGCATCTCCCGGGGCATCGTTTGCGCCCCGGAGCAGGTTTTCGTGACGCCAGGGTATCGCGGCGCGCTCGATCTGGTATGCCGCGCACTACTCGAGCCCAGGGATGCCGGGTGGTACGAGGATCCGGGGTACCTGTTCGCGCGTGAGTGTCTGACGCGCGCAGGTATGGCGCTGACGCCGGTGCCTGTGGACGACGAGGGGCTGAACGTAAAGACAGGGCAGCAGCGTGCGCCGAAGGCGCGCTTCGCCGTGGTGACGCCAACGCACCAGAGTCCCACCGGGGTGGCGCTGTCGTTGCCGCGGCGACTGGAACTGCTGGCGTGGGCACAAGACTCGCGGGCGTGGATCATCGAGGACGACTACGACAGCGAGTTCCGCTACCACGGTCGCCCGCTACCGGCGCTCAAGAGTCTGGATCAGAACGATCGCGTGCTTTATACGGGCACCTTCAGCAAGGTGCTGTTCCCGGGCCTGCGCCTGGCCTATCTTGTGGTGCCGCGGTCGCAGATCGCCAGGTTTCGGGATATCGTCGTCCACATGCCGGGCCCCGGCGCGATTCTGCTGCAGGGCATGGTCGCCGATTTCATGGAACAGGGACACTTTGCCCGGCACTTGCGCAAGATGCGCAGCCTGTACGCGCAACGCCGGGGCTATCTCGTCGACGCATTGGCGCAAACCTTTGGCGAGCGCCTGCTCGTGCAACCGCAGGCCGGCGGGATTCATGTGCTGGCGCATCTGGCGCGAGGCGAGAACGACAGCGCACTGGCCGCGGCGGCACGCGCACGCGGGCTGGCGGTGCAGGCGTTGAGCGACTGGCGGGCACGGCGGGGCGGCAAGGGCGGCCTGCTGATGGGTTTCGCCAATTTTGCATCGGACGCCGCGGCGCTTGCCGCAGTCACGCGGCTGGCCGCCGCACTGCCCGGCGACTGA
- a CDS encoding GntR family transcriptional regulator translates to MAASGARTDVIPRGRMVDMAYEWIEEAIVTLRLAPGSTLSELQLSEMTGFGRTPIREAIQRLAREHLIVVLPQRGLLVPPMDVAKQLRLLETRREVERLIARSAAKKATVEQRAHFTRLAKAFRSSARSGKDVEFVRADREFNELCLVAARNEFAEGAMRLMHGLSRRFWYYHYKEAADLPTMARLHAEVAEAIAAGDVKRAGEGLDALLDNIEAFTRATVLGDRA, encoded by the coding sequence ATGGCGGCTTCGGGCGCCCGAACGGATGTCATTCCGCGTGGCCGAATGGTCGACATGGCGTACGAGTGGATCGAAGAGGCCATCGTGACGCTGCGGCTCGCACCGGGCTCCACGCTTTCGGAATTGCAGTTGAGCGAAATGACGGGGTTCGGCCGTACGCCGATTCGCGAGGCGATCCAGCGGCTGGCGCGAGAGCATTTGATCGTGGTGTTGCCGCAGCGCGGACTGCTGGTGCCGCCGATGGACGTGGCCAAGCAACTGCGATTGCTCGAGACGCGTCGGGAGGTGGAGCGCCTCATCGCGAGAAGCGCGGCGAAGAAGGCGACCGTCGAGCAGCGCGCACATTTCACGCGCCTCGCCAAGGCCTTCAGGAGCTCGGCGCGAAGCGGCAAGGACGTGGAGTTCGTGCGCGCCGATCGCGAGTTCAACGAACTTTGCCTGGTGGCCGCGCGCAACGAATTCGCCGAAGGCGCCATGCGCCTGATGCATGGTCTGTCGCGCCGCTTCTGGTACTACCACTACAAGGAAGCGGCAGACCTGCCGACCATGGCGCGTTTGCACGCGGAAGTCGCCGAAGCGATTGCGGCCGGCGATGTCAAACGGGCGGGCGAAGGGCTGGACGCCCTGCTGGACAACATCGAAGCCTTCACGCGCGCCACGGTACTCGGCGACCGCGCATAG
- a CDS encoding alpha/beta fold hydrolase, protein MDIRRVGNPDGFPVVALHGIQGTSDAWTPLATALGDTFLFILPNMPGRGRAGYPASPDECRADAFARRASEVIEREVGDRPFALAGWSMGVSVIFELLTRLAGGAARHAPPMATVLMSGTAQLDEVAWFGASDEAALLDEIRQRERRLGLTQAAHPEVVAWTWRALRPVSHLANLVHVTMPTLIVHGSDDEDCPVAHARRMQAGMRHATLQVIPGARHSLLTQNTQQVGAAMRAFLSAHGATPRPAIQHEENS, encoded by the coding sequence ATGGACATTCGACGTGTAGGGAATCCCGATGGTTTTCCGGTGGTGGCCTTGCACGGCATACAGGGAACGAGCGACGCTTGGACGCCTTTGGCGACCGCGCTCGGCGATACCTTCCTGTTCATCCTGCCCAACATGCCCGGTCGTGGTCGCGCGGGCTATCCCGCATCGCCCGACGAATGCCGCGCGGACGCCTTCGCACGGCGGGCGAGTGAAGTCATCGAGCGTGAAGTCGGAGATCGTCCCTTTGCCCTTGCGGGCTGGAGCATGGGGGTGTCGGTCATTTTCGAGTTGCTCACGCGTCTGGCGGGTGGTGCTGCCCGCCATGCGCCGCCGATGGCCACGGTGCTGATGTCCGGTACGGCGCAACTCGACGAGGTGGCGTGGTTCGGTGCGTCCGACGAGGCCGCCCTTCTCGACGAGATCCGGCAACGCGAGCGGCGATTGGGGCTCACGCAGGCGGCGCACCCCGAAGTCGTTGCGTGGACCTGGCGCGCGTTGCGACCGGTCTCGCATCTCGCGAATCTGGTTCACGTCACCATGCCCACGCTGATCGTGCATGGCAGCGACGATGAGGATTGTCCCGTCGCCCACGCCCGGCGAATGCAGGCCGGCATGCGCCACGCCACGTTGCAGGTGATACCCGGCGCGCGTCATTCGCTGCTGACACAGAACACACAGCAGGTCGGCGCGGCGATGCGGGCATTTCTGAGCGCACACGGCGCTACCCCGCGACCGGCGATTCAACACGAGGAGAATTCATGA
- a CDS encoding iron-containing alcohol dehydrogenase yields MRIEDCIHFCAPSRLVIELGYRHKLPRLLQTLGYRRGVLVTDAFFEHKTPWVSDYVAACARLGIHVDVYAAGAPDPTTDLCDRASAELRGMLGTQLPDHVVSLGGGSNIDLAKALCLTLASGRPIRDYGAGVPTDAPVIDHISMPTTAGTGSELTPGTILFDPETGIKTAVMDNRLRPVIAVIDPELTFTCPPRVTAESGLDALTHALESFVTLDSSRFDRAGSVDPGYSGRNGLTMIFARESIRLAAKYLVRCYENGGDVEARVGMCYASVYAAMSYGSAGLNAVHGIAYGVAALTHKSHGATNAVVLPYVIDALTHSRRAELLEVARLFGIDTSDEDQAVRALPRALRDLVGRLGIPTDLDAFGVAQASLDHLLADSLGVTRLAKAFPVGNIEASYAQIIDNAWRGALRDEKAERLSAA; encoded by the coding sequence ATGAGAATCGAAGACTGCATCCATTTCTGCGCGCCATCGCGGCTCGTCATCGAACTGGGCTATCGCCACAAGCTTCCCCGCTTGCTCCAGACGCTGGGCTACCGGCGCGGCGTGCTCGTCACCGACGCGTTTTTCGAGCACAAGACGCCATGGGTATCCGATTACGTGGCTGCGTGTGCGCGTCTCGGGATTCACGTCGACGTCTACGCCGCGGGGGCGCCTGATCCCACGACCGACCTGTGCGATCGCGCGAGCGCCGAACTTCGCGGCATGCTCGGTACCCAACTGCCTGATCACGTCGTCTCGCTCGGTGGCGGCAGCAACATCGATCTGGCCAAGGCGCTGTGCCTGACACTGGCCTCGGGGCGACCGATACGCGACTACGGCGCCGGCGTGCCCACCGACGCGCCGGTCATCGACCATATCTCGATGCCGACCACCGCGGGGACCGGCTCCGAGCTAACGCCGGGCACGATTCTGTTCGATCCCGAAACCGGCATCAAAACGGCGGTCATGGACAACCGGCTGCGCCCGGTGATTGCCGTCATCGACCCCGAACTGACATTCACCTGTCCGCCGAGGGTCACGGCAGAGTCCGGCCTCGACGCGCTGACTCACGCGCTCGAATCGTTCGTCACGCTCGATTCGAGCCGCTTCGACCGTGCCGGCAGCGTCGACCCCGGTTACAGCGGACGCAATGGCCTGACCATGATCTTCGCGCGCGAGTCCATCCGCCTGGCCGCGAAATATCTCGTGCGCTGCTATGAGAACGGCGGCGATGTCGAGGCGCGGGTGGGCATGTGTTACGCAAGCGTCTACGCCGCGATGTCGTACGGCAGCGCGGGGCTCAACGCCGTACACGGCATTGCCTACGGGGTGGCCGCACTCACACACAAGTCGCACGGTGCCACGAACGCCGTGGTCCTGCCCTATGTGATCGACGCACTCACGCACAGCCGGCGCGCCGAGTTGCTCGAAGTCGCGCGCCTGTTCGGCATCGATACCTCCGACGAGGACCAGGCGGTTCGCGCGCTGCCACGCGCGCTGCGCGATCTCGTCGGCAGGCTCGGCATTCCCACCGACCTCGATGCCTTTGGTGTTGCACAGGCATCTCTGGATCATCTGCTGGCCGACTCGCTTGGCGTGACTCGGCTGGCCAAGGCATTCCCTGTCGGGAATATCGAAGCGAGCTATGCGCAAATTATCGACAACGCATGGCGAGGAGCGCTTCGAGACGAGAAGGCGGAGAGGCTCTCGGCTGCCTGA
- a CDS encoding MFS transporter, with protein sequence MDMSAAASRLGVGVVARLERLPMTRYQRTLFSIIATAWFFDSMDLGLMTFVLGSIKAEFGLSASQAGLLASSSFLGMFVGAATAGLLADKFGRKPIFQVSMIFWGVGSLMCGFAHNVESLMLYRVVLGFGMGMEFPIGLSMVSEIVPARSRGKYVAILEGFWPIGFIAAGAFAYFMLPVIGWRGIFIALAVPAAFVFVVRRMVPESPRWLEDTGRMKEAADVMRHIEAKVEHAYGRKLPEPSMAATAPRLSSGRKALLAEIWTGVYAKRTFMLWTTWFFALLGYYGLTTWLGALLQQAGYEITKSVLYTVYISLAGIPGFLFSAWLLEKWGRKPTCALMLLGSAVSAYLYGQAAGTRAPIEQLIAAGLMMQFFLFGMWSVLYAYTPELYPTRTRATGSGFASSIGRVGSLAGPFAIGVLLPSWGQTGVFTMGAVSFVIAALAVIVLGVETKGRALEDVSH encoded by the coding sequence ATGGACATGTCAGCAGCCGCATCGCGGCTGGGCGTTGGTGTCGTCGCGCGTCTTGAGCGACTACCGATGACCCGTTATCAACGAACACTTTTCTCGATCATCGCCACGGCGTGGTTCTTCGATTCGATGGACCTTGGTCTGATGACGTTCGTTCTCGGCTCGATCAAGGCGGAGTTCGGGTTGTCCGCGTCACAGGCGGGGCTACTCGCCAGCTCGAGCTTTCTGGGGATGTTCGTGGGGGCGGCCACAGCCGGGCTGCTGGCGGACAAGTTCGGGCGCAAGCCGATCTTCCAGGTGAGCATGATTTTCTGGGGCGTGGGCAGTCTGATGTGCGGCTTCGCCCACAATGTCGAGTCACTGATGCTCTATCGCGTGGTGCTCGGCTTCGGCATGGGCATGGAGTTTCCCATCGGCCTGTCGATGGTCTCGGAAATCGTGCCCGCTCGCAGTCGCGGCAAGTACGTGGCGATTCTCGAGGGGTTCTGGCCGATCGGCTTCATTGCGGCAGGGGCCTTCGCGTACTTCATGCTGCCCGTGATCGGCTGGCGCGGCATATTCATCGCCCTGGCCGTGCCGGCGGCTTTCGTTTTCGTCGTCCGCAGAATGGTTCCGGAGTCGCCTCGTTGGCTCGAAGATACCGGGCGGATGAAAGAGGCGGCCGACGTGATGCGCCACATCGAGGCAAAGGTGGAGCACGCGTACGGCCGCAAGTTGCCCGAGCCGAGCATGGCCGCCACCGCGCCGCGTCTGTCGTCCGGACGCAAGGCGCTCCTCGCGGAGATCTGGACCGGCGTCTACGCGAAGCGGACCTTCATGCTGTGGACCACGTGGTTCTTCGCGCTGCTCGGCTACTACGGACTCACGACATGGCTGGGCGCGCTGCTCCAGCAAGCGGGATACGAAATCACCAAGTCCGTGCTCTATACGGTCTACATCTCGCTTGCCGGCATTCCCGGATTCCTCTTCTCGGCATGGTTGCTCGAAAAGTGGGGACGAAAACCCACCTGCGCACTGATGCTGCTCGGCAGCGCCGTATCCGCCTATCTGTACGGGCAGGCCGCGGGCACACGCGCACCGATCGAGCAGTTGATCGCGGCGGGGCTGATGATGCAGTTCTTCCTCTTTGGCATGTGGTCCGTTCTCTACGCCTACACACCGGAACTGTACCCGACGCGGACGCGGGCAACCGGGTCGGGGTTCGCCTCGTCCATCGGACGCGTTGGCTCGCTGGCAGGTCCGTTCGCGATCGGCGTGCTGCTCCCGAGCTGGGGGCAAACCGGCGTGTTCACGATGGGGGCCGTGTCCTTCGTGATTGCCGCACTCGCGGTGATCGTGCTTGGCGTCGAAACCAAGGGCCGCGCGCTGGAGGATGTGTCGCACTGA
- a CDS encoding YaiI/YqxD family protein gives MHVLVDADACPAVIKEILFRAARREEIPVTLVANQFLRTPPSPFIRAVQVPAGFDVADARIVEMAVTGDLVVTADIPLAAAVIEKGANALDPRGNWFTPENIRERLSVRDMMEQLRNAGIETGGPAPFSARDGKAFAGQLDRFLVRLRTSAAGGPRVP, from the coding sequence ATGCATGTCCTCGTCGATGCCGACGCCTGTCCTGCCGTCATCAAGGAAATTCTCTTTCGCGCCGCCAGGCGCGAGGAAATTCCGGTCACGCTGGTCGCCAACCAGTTTCTGCGCACGCCGCCGTCGCCCTTCATCCGTGCGGTTCAGGTGCCGGCGGGATTCGACGTGGCCGATGCACGCATCGTCGAGATGGCGGTGACGGGCGATCTGGTCGTGACGGCCGATATACCGCTGGCCGCCGCGGTGATCGAGAAGGGCGCCAACGCGCTCGATCCGCGCGGCAACTGGTTCACGCCGGAGAACATCCGGGAGCGCCTGTCGGTGCGCGACATGATGGAGCAATTGCGCAACGCCGGCATCGAGACGGGGGGACCCGCGCCGTTCAGCGCGCGCGACGGCAAGGCGTTCGCCGGGCAACTCGACCGCTTCCTCGTGCGCCTGCGCACGTCGGCGGCCGGCGGACCCCGCGTACCCTGA
- a CDS encoding LysR family transcriptional regulator translates to MNWTIEQLRYFVAAAEEGSISAAARRLGKAQSAVSTAISLLEADLGFELFDRSRRNARLTDQGEVMLLEAKELLRQAEGLNHRANALAFGEQPQLSLALDEALPYQAVSELVRDLAYQFAYLELTLLNGTSTEVAEYVEKQRADIGFHVDRGAISSALGHKYVGSAVQGVFVAGDHPLAFRDQVTRGDLAKYRQILMQMDDFTPLQLSPSIWRADSSYVIASMVVDKLGWAILPIDIAEYEDLHELRCDDVGLPQLPVRMLWRFGREPNDVMRWCEARFAELLRASSQEI, encoded by the coding sequence ATGAACTGGACAATTGAACAATTGCGCTACTTTGTGGCGGCGGCGGAGGAGGGATCGATATCGGCTGCCGCGCGACGGCTGGGCAAGGCACAGTCAGCGGTGAGCACGGCGATTTCGTTGCTCGAAGCCGATCTGGGCTTCGAGCTATTCGACCGCAGCCGCCGTAATGCGCGCCTCACCGATCAGGGCGAGGTGATGCTGCTCGAGGCGAAGGAGTTGTTGCGACAGGCCGAGGGCCTGAACCATCGCGCCAATGCCCTGGCCTTTGGCGAACAGCCGCAGCTCTCGCTCGCGCTCGACGAGGCGCTGCCCTATCAGGCCGTGAGCGAGCTGGTACGCGATCTCGCCTATCAGTTCGCGTATCTGGAACTCACCTTGCTCAATGGCACCTCGACCGAAGTGGCCGAGTATGTGGAGAAGCAACGCGCGGATATCGGCTTTCACGTCGATCGCGGGGCGATTTCCTCGGCGTTGGGCCACAAGTACGTGGGCTCGGCCGTGCAGGGGGTGTTCGTCGCGGGCGATCATCCGCTGGCCTTTCGCGATCAGGTCACGCGCGGCGATCTCGCCAAATATCGGCAGATTCTGATGCAGATGGACGACTTCACGCCGTTGCAGCTGAGTCCGTCCATCTGGCGGGCGGACAGCTCCTACGTGATCGCAAGCATGGTGGTCGACAAGCTCGGCTGGGCGATCCTGCCCATCGACATTGCGGAATACGAGGATCTTCACGAACTTCGCTGCGACGATGTGGGACTGCCGCAATTGCCGGTCCGCATGCTCTGGCGTTTTGGGCGGGAGCCCAACGACGTCATGCGCTGGTGCGAGGCGCGATTCGCCGAATTGTTGCGGGCCAGCTCGCAGGAAATTTGA